A window of the Dermatophagoides farinae isolate YC_2012a chromosome 2, ASM2471394v1, whole genome shotgun sequence genome harbors these coding sequences:
- the LOC124498896 gene encoding orphan steroid hormone receptor 2-like has protein sequence MASSQFLNDSEMVNNSILNDSRSNDNFNNNSFQNMKCEPDSPSSGAENSIGEPETEFISVPTSPSAVVGMGVDYPNSPYNSGSEYPMGRSPSGDDKDNLDLGSPQHHNNNSNSIVSLNNNNVNTTNNNNQSANQSTDRKTFEFCVVCGDKASGRHYGAISCEGCKGFFKRSVRKQLNYVCRANQECEVTKHHRNRCQYCRLQKCIQMGMRADHCQPERKPLVLENSTTSNFVTLASTTSSSILMPPQARSTQATTIHQQQQQHQQQQQSSSSSSHSPTPRNAAMLRNCSTVHEMNNLLDNKAALSIIEATACVNQNTTINSNKNNGDLNTLANVVSNLIAFNKQVNVPSQVNTNTADQHVHVHHHPQSNPALDRLWKADVDDDPNTEESHSEKSSAKETISDANERSGQNLLITKAAFDVMAKIVSGSKITSDQESLFLYGAIDAFGGVTGEQDNLIDFEGPILSDQHFVFNLAPPMAPNSFMSLQYICEFASRLLFLSVHWAQSIAAFQNMSHDVQTSLIRGCWCQLFVLGLAQTSQVMSLATILSAIITHLQTTLQQDTLSLQRIKQVTDHICKLQDFVNTFQKLQVDEREYAYLKSIILFSPENVAIRLNNRQIERFQEMCANELRNYVSSRTTSSSRQNNSLDRYSRLILRLIPLRSLVPSLTEDLFFSGLIGNVQIDSIIPYILDMDSKEFTSQFTNVSTTTTNTTSASTSSSTTTTSALNDHLRSCPTISTTTTFSGTGGSNRSKSSFSISTTNPRAESPSKA, from the coding sequence ATGGCATCATCGCAATTTTTGAACGATTCGGAAATGgtcaacaattcaattcttaaTGATAGTCGctcaaatgataattttaataataattcatttcaaaatatgaaatgtGAGCCAGATAGCCCTTCAAGTGGTGCAGAGAATAGTATTGGTGAACCGGAAACCGAGTTTATTAGTGTACCAACATCGCCAAGCGCTGTCGTTGGTATGGGCGTCGATTATCCTAATTCACCATACAACTCGGGTTCTGAATATCCAATGGGACGTAGTCCTAGCGGAGATGACAAAGATAATTTAGATCTCGGATCACCACAACATCATAATAACAACTCCAATTCGATAGTTAGcctcaataataataatgtcaacaccaccaacaacaataaccaaaGCGCCAACCAATCAACAGATAGAAAGACATTCGAATTCTGTGTAGTATGTGGAGATAAAGCATCGGGTCGTCATTATGGAGCTATTTCCTGTGAAGGTTGTAAAGGTTTCTTCAAACGAAGTGTCCGCAAACAACTCAACTATGTCTGTCGAGCTAACCAAGAATGTGAGGTGACCAAACATCATCGTAATCGATGTCAATATTGTCGATTACAGAAATGTATTCAGATGGGTATGCGTGCCGATCATTGCCAGCCCGAACGTAAACCATTGGTACTCGAGAATTCGACTACTTCAAATTTCGTTACACTTGCGTCGACGACCAGTAGTTCAATATTGATGCCTCCACAAGCTCGTTCGACACAAGCGACGACGATtcatcagcaacagcaacaacaccaacaacaacagcaatcatcatcgtcgtcatcacaTTCACCAACACCACGAAATGCTGCCATGTTGCGAAATTGTTCAACAGttcatgaaatgaataatttactAGATAATAAAGCAGCCCTGTCCATAATCGAAGCAACCGCTTGTGTTAACCAGAATACGACCATcaattcgaataaaaataatggtgATCTTAATACGTTGGCCAATGTTGTGTCCAATCTGATTGCCTTTAATAAACAAGTCAATGTGCCCAGTCAGGTTAATACAAATACAGCCGACCAACAtgttcatgttcatcatcatccacaatcAAATCCGGCCCTTGATAGGCTATGGAAAgccgatgttgatgatgatcctaaCACTGAAGAATCCCATTCTGAAAAGAGCTCTGCCAAAGAAACCATTAGTGATGCAAATGAACGTTCTGgtcaaaatttattaatcacTAAGGCGGCTTTCGATGTGATGGCTAAAATTGTCTCAGGAAGCAAAATCACTTCAGATCAAGAATCATTATTCCTATATGGAGCAATAGATGCATTTGGTGGCGTCACTGGTGAACAAGATAATTTGATCGATTTCGAAGGACCTATACTTAGTGATCAACattttgtattcaatttGGCGCCACCGATGGCACCAAATTCGTTCATGTCGTTACAATATATTTGTGAATTTGCATCTCGGTTACTATTCCTGTCTGTACATTGGGCACAATCGATTGCAGCTTTTCAAAACATGTCACATGATGTGCAAACTTCATTGATTAGAGGATGTTGGTGTCAGCTATTCGTGTTGGGCTTAGCACAAACTTCACAAGTCATGTCCTTAGCAACTATTTTGTCGGCAATCATTACGCATTTACAGACTACCTTACAGCAAGATACATTATCGTTGCAAAGAATCAAACAAGTGACAGATCATATATGCAAATTGCAGGATTTTGTGAATACATTTCAAAAACTTCAAGTCGATGAACGAGAATATGCCTATctcaaatcaatcatattgTTTAGTCCAGAAAATGTTGCTATCAGATTAAACAATAGACAAATTGAAAGATTTCAAGAAATGTGTGCTAATGAGCTTCGTAATTACGTTTCATCAAgaacaacatcatcgtccagacaaaataattcattagaTCGCTATTCAAGGCTAATATTACGTCTAATACCTCTTCGTTCATTGGTGCCCTCATTGACTGAGGATCTATTCTTTTCCGGTTTGATCGGAAATGTTCAAATCGATAGCATCATACCATATATACTGGACATGGACTCTAAAGAGTTTACCAGTCAATTCACAAATGTatcgacaacgacaacaaacacaacCTCAgcttcaacatcatcatcaacgacgaCTACATCCGCATTAAATGACCATCTTCGATCATGCCCCACTATATCTACTACAACTACTTTTAGTGGCACAGGCGGAAGTAATCGATCAAAATCctcattttcaatatcaacTACAAATCCACGTGCTGAATCGCCTTCAAAAGCCTag
- the icln gene encoding chloride nucleotide-sensitive channel icln: MLVLSSIEIPNDEHVKHREPNTLAYFQDNTNQPNHQLLGEGTLFIGEDRFTWRTENGQGFNLEYPQISLHATSRDLNNFHSECLYLMFEDNDNENATQHIQSHIDGDYGYNVNVLSDQDNDDNEDDDDEGNNHVSELRFVPGDPSKLDLMYQALSECQLLHPDPDDVSPFGDEHGEFFGANDNDDDDDEEEDNDGLRQRQDDEMERMDYTNGQFEDAQ, translated from the exons atgctTGTTTTGTCATCGATTGAGATACCGAATGATGAGCACGTGAAACATCGCGAGCCAAATACTTTGGCTTATTTTCAAGACAATACAAATCAACCGAATCATCAATTACTTGGTGAAGGAACATTATTCATTGGTGAAGATag GTTCACCTGGCGAACAGAAAACGGACAAGGTTTCAATTTAGAATATCCACAAATTTCATTACATGCTACATCAAGagatttgaacaattttcattctgaaTGTCTTTATCTGATGTTtgaagataatgataatgaaaatgcaaCACAACATATACAATCACatattgatggtgattatgGATACAACGTTAATGTTTTAAGTG AtcaagataatgatgataatgaggatgatgatgatgagggcAACAATCATGTCAGCGAATTACGTTTCGTTCCAGGAGATCCATCCAAATTGGATTTAATGTATCAGGCTTTGTCCGAATGCCAACTGTTGCATCCGGACCCTGATGATGTTAGCCCATTTGGCGATGAACATGGCGAGTTTTTTGGTGCTAatgacaacgatgatgatgatgatgaagaagaagataatgatggtcTACGACAACGACaggatgatgaaatggaacGAATGGATTATACCAATGGTCAATTTGAGGATGctcaataa